One window of Papaver somniferum cultivar HN1 chromosome 9, ASM357369v1, whole genome shotgun sequence genomic DNA carries:
- the LOC113308830 gene encoding uncharacterized protein LOC113308830, with protein MSNKNKENYYIESTMKDGTKKKKKRVFCSSSLRLHYNWCSSHVLPMPEPPAVLGADGYLNDNYSNHVYYDSTWNSSSILSVEEHMQDGFDSHLSGYLRWLDEKVATENSSGNKNNCDADDMEEIDRLADKFIASFHEKFKLETQESYRKYQEMLTDGRGKISVIR; from the coding sequence AtgagcaacaaaaacaaagaaaattactACATAGAGTCTACAATGAAAGAtggaaccaagaaaaaaaaaaagagggtttTTTGTTCATCGTCACTAAGATTGCACTACAATTGGTGTTCGTCACATGTATTACCCATGCCTGAGCCACCAGCAGTTTTAGGCGCAGATGGTTACTTGAATGATAATTATTCGAACCATGTCTATTATGACTCGACTTGGAATTCATCATCAATCCTGTCAGTTGAGGAACATATGCAGGATGGGTTTGACTCGCATCTATCAGGCTACCTGCGTTGGCTTGATGAGAAAGTGGCAACGGAAAATTCTAGTGGTAATAAGAATAATTGTGATGCAGATGATATGGAAGAGATTGATAGGCTTGCTGATAAGTTCATTGCAAGTTTTCATGAGAAATTCAAGCTGGAAACGCAAGAGTCTTACAGGAAATATCAAGAGATGTTAACGGATGGTAGAGgaaaaatatccgttatccggtaa